The Cryptococcus neoformans var. neoformans B-3501A chromosome 7, whole genome shotgun sequence genome window below encodes:
- a CDS encoding hypothetical protein (HMMPfam hit to ERO1, Endoplasmic Reticulum Oxidoreductin 1 (ERO1), score: 441.4, E(): 9.7e-130), protein MRLTAKLAVFSLVAAVSAQLDGLGSSSKAAFALKQKPDSRVARNVLEGKSEGYCSPSGPIESTHCLYETVESLNQQLFPVLHELVETPFFKHYKVDLYKECPFWYENGFCMNRNCGVEEMDENEIPEKWRARALSEVKVSSESDGVSSCYFKEQDFCYVEDDADANGQYVDLTLNPERFTGYAGDSAHNVWRAIYEENCFGLSEASLSEMSKASVGISGLGSKGKSELASAVVGAGGVSKPSRGINAAPGWGFSKLSEGWGTEMVKAPLNGEEMCEEKKIYYRVISGLHASISIHICADYLDQTTGKWAPNLECFISRLATHPERLSNVYFNAVLLLRAVARAAPYLEAYDISTSPAGLLKEGDKKAKARLGEVLSLAGGQSMEKGFDEADFFAGEDSGILKEQFKSHFRNVSRIMDCVGCDKCRLWGKLQVSGIGTALKILFELDDRALDPKVNPDLLQRSEVVALFNTLHRISESLASVEQFRQIYAATQKAETEASRAKALKSARKKHVPSPVAPPPAFSLTNMERIGARIWEKLKGNCKGCLEMCLQTLERRKLGELATSFRRWVGSIGQDRDL, encoded by the exons ATGCGTCTCACCGCGAAACTGGCAGTATTCAGTTTGGTCGCTGCAGTATCAGCACAACTAGACGGTTTAgggagcagcagcaaagCTGCTTTTGCTCTCAAACAAAAGCCTGATAGTAGAGTGGCTCGTAATGTGCTAGAGGGCAAATCGGAGGGCTACTGTTCT CCCTCTGGTCCCATTGAATCAACGCACTGTCTTTATGAGACAGTAGAGTCCCTTAACCAGCAATTGTTCCCAGTTTTACATGAGCTTGTGGAAACACCTTTCTTCAAACATTACAAAGTTGACCTATATAAAGAATGTCCGTTTTGGTACGAAAATGGGTTTTGTATGAACAGAAACTGTGgagttgaagagatggatgag AATGAGATACCCGAAAAATGGCGAGCAAGAGCATTGTCAGAGGTCAAAGTATCATCGGAG AGTGACGGTGTGTCCAGCTGCTACTTTAAAGAACAAGATTTCTGTTATGTCGAGGACGATGCGGATGCCA ATGGCCAGTATGTAGACTTAACTCTGAATCCTGAGAGATTTACCGGTTATGCTGGTGACTCTGCTCACAATGTTTGGAGAGCAATCTACGAAGAGAACTGCTTCGGTCTTTCGGAGGCATCCCTTTCCGAAATGTCTAAAGCTTCCGTTGGCATATCGGGTTTGGGAAGCAAGGGGAAAAGTGAGCTGGCGTCTGCTGTGGTAGGAGCTGGAGGTGTAAGCAAGCCGTCAAGAGGCATCAATGCTGCTCCTGGATGGGGCTTCTCCAAGCTGAGCGAAGGATGGGGAACAGAAATGGTAAAGGCACCACTTAACGGGGAGGAGATGTgtgaggaaaagaagatctACTATCGAGTCATCTCTG GTCTTCATGCTTCTATTTCTATTCATATTTGCGCCGACTATCTTGATCAAACCACCGGCAAATGGGCGCCTAACCTTGAATGTTTCATCTCTCGTCTTGCTACCCATCCCGAACGCCTGTCCAACGTATATTTCAACGCTGTTCTGCTCCTTCGAGCTGTCGCGAGAGCTGCTCCGTATTTGGAAGCCTACGACATCAGTACATCGCCAGCCGGTCTGCTGAAAGAGGGTGAtaagaaggcaaaggctCGTTTAGGAGAAGTCCTTTCTTTGGCTGGTGGACAGAGTATGGAGAAGGGCTTTGATGAGGCTGATTTCTTTGCTGGTGAAGACTCCGGG ATCCTAAAGGAGCAATTCAAATCTCATTTCCGTAATGTTTCACGCATTATGGATTGCGTAGGATGCGACAAATGTCGCTTATGGGGTAAACTTCAAGTCTCTGGTATCGGAACAGCTTTGAAGATCctttttgagcttgacgacAGGGCTCTCGA CCCTAAAGTTAACCctgatcttctccaacGCTCCGAAGTCGTTGCTCTTTTCAACACCCTTCATCGTATCAGTGAAAGCTTGGCGTCTGTGGAGCAGTTCAGACAAATCTATGCTGCCACCCAAAAGGCTGAGACCGAAGCTTCCAGAGCCAAAGCTCTAAAATCTGCCCGGAAGAAACACGTCCCTTCCCCAGTGGCCCCGCCGCCAGCGTTTAGCTTGACGAATATGGAACGTATTGGTGCTAGAATATGGGAGAAATTAAAGGGGAATTGTAAAGGGTGCTTAGAAATGTGTCTGCAGACTCTGGAGAGACGGAAGTTAGGAGAATTGGCCACTTCGTTTCGTAGATGGGTCGGAAGTATAGGACAAGATAGAGATCTATGA
- a CDS encoding hypothetical protein (Match to EST gb|CF188424.1|CF188424) — protein MDEDFEDLLRDEDEPEYELEASASASIRPKQTPPSENEIRLCRRVLELEEERNSLAAELSALKARFPTHSNPTIPIADPSSSSSISQPDQPIEIPTPLLPLLGILRTHIAELTRDNYALRYTFMGQALPRRGSITQTPTPVFSPISSLPPQENNIDIEMAATTGDSGPSTVGLAPPSGSGTAQTRVGAGGPDLERVVERVKQLVIENEELGEMLLQLGQRGDEEEWKKTLDDSKAIIESLDSDLSHHLSVVESTRSELKAYKSHFGPLPQNVSDRTTPSAASTTRGQPASVGRGSLQDRLNRGLGGDRGGFHGKALKAGSTNAVGSDNSANVQTPVQTQGDMRGGPHQGLPRTAGTRRPLNGSGNSNGGSGPFQGHVRGGSFGQGQGARLDERDFKRRR, from the exons ATGGACGAGGATTTTGAGGATCTGCTGCGAGACGAAGACG AGCCCGAATACGAG CTTGAGGCTTCGGCGTCTGCAAGCATCCGGCCTAAGCAGACGCCTCCTTCAGAGAACGAGATTAGACTGTGCCGGCGAGTGCTTGAACTTGAGGAGGAACGGAACTCCTTGGCG GCTGAGCTTTCTGCTCTCAAAGCCCGTTTCCCAACACATAGCAATCCAACTATTCCTATTGCCGATCCctcctcaagctcatccATATCCCAACCTGACCAGCCTATAGAGATACCCACACCGCTCCTGCCTCTACTAGGCATACTTCGGACACACATTGCTGAGTTGACAAGAGACAACTATGCGTTACGATACACCTTTATGGGACAAGCTTTACCCAGACGAGGATCAATCACTCAAACCCCGACTCCGGTCTTTTCGCCCATATCATCTTTGCCTCCACAAGAGAACAATATCGATATTGAGATGGCTGCTACAACTGGTGATTCTGGACCTAGTACAGTAGGCCTTGCACCGCCTTCAGGATCTGGCACTGCGCAAACTAGGGTAGGGGCAGGCGGTCCGGATTTGGAAAGAGTGGTTGAAAGAGTGAAACAGCTTGTGAtagagaatgaagagctgGGTGAGATGTTGCTTCAGTTAGGGCAAAGGggtgacgaggaagaatggaagaagactttGGATG ATTCAAAAGCAATCATTGAATCTTTGGA CTCCGACCTATCGCATCACCTGTCTGTCGTCGAATCAACCCGTTCAGAGTTGAAAGCGTATAAAAGCCATTTCGGTCCACTTCCACAAAATGTGTCAGACCGTACAACTCCCTCTGCCGCATCCACAACTCGAGGCCAACCCGCCTCTGTCGGACGAGGCAGCTTACAAGATAGGTTAAATCGGGGCCTTGGCGGAGATAGGGGTGGTTTCCACGGAAAGGCGTTGAAAGCCGGTTCTACCAATGCTGTAGGGTCAGATAACTCCGCTAATGTGCAAACGCCTGTGCAAACCCAAGGAGACATGCGAGGTGGACCCCATCAAGGTCTTCCCCGTACAGCAGGAACAAGGAGACCATTGAACGGAAGTGGTAATAGCAATGGGGGGAGTGGCCCGTTCCAAGGACATGTAAGAGGAGGTAGCTTTGGCCAGGGACAAGGTGCCAGGCTTGATGAGAGGGACTttaagagaagaagatga